AGCCTTTTGAAGATGCTGGAGAAGCTATTGGAACAAGCTGGAGCGCCGACAGAGCGTCATGTGAATATCACTCAATCAGGATCTCGGAATCGACTTAATTACGCAGAGGGGGATATCAATGTGGTCGAAAATAAGATATTGCGCCCAAATGTGCAGCCAAACGAAACTCATATTACAGAAGATCAAGCCACGCAGATTAATGAGAAGATCGTTGAGATCTCCAAAATCGACGAGAAGGCGGGCAAGGGTAGCTCCTATCAGGAATTGTATGGTGTGATGAGAAAAATGTTTAGGTGCACGAGTTATAAGATGCTTCCTGTCGAAAGGTTTGATGATGTTGTAAATTGGCTGAATCAAGAAGCAGGGAAGCGTACACGGTCACTGCGGCGTTCGAACAATGATGAATGGAGGACACAAAAGTATCGTGTGATTCATGCCGCCAGAAAAACTCTAGAATGGAGTGATTCTGAGGTGAAGGAATTTGCCGCAAACGAGTTTGGCTTGAAAGCAGTACCAAAGTCATTGAAAGAGCTAAAAGAGCGCCAATTAGACAAGCTTGCGGAGAAACTGCGTTACCGCTCACGACGCAAATAGTGAATGGTTGCCCCAGCTAGCTGGTTCCCCTGAAAAAGCAATATGCTACTTCGCAGGCGAGCCAAAGATCCCGTGAAAGGCGGAATTACGAACACTCCGGAACCAATTCTATGTTGATTGCTCGATGCAACTTGTTGGCTTTCAGTGAGTAAGGTTCAATTTGAACCTTTTGGTTCCGATCGTTCGTAATTAGGTGAAAATGGCGGAGAAGGCGGGATTCGAACCCGCGGAACCCTTTTGAGGTTCACTTCTTTAGCAAAGAAGCGCTTTCGGCCACTCAGCCACTTCTCCTTACCAGACCGAGGAGACAATCTCCCCGCTGGCAGAGTTCAACCCTAAATTTCGATAATATTCAATTTTTTATGCGGTCGCGGATTTGGGCTGTCCCTGACGGTCTTTGGCGATCAACATATAGATGCTGGGCAGGAAGAGTAGGGTGAGCACACTACCGATGGCCATGCCGCCTACGACGACGAGTCCAATGGAGTTGCGGGCTTCGGCACCGGCACCTGTCACGAGCACGAGTGGGAAGTGACCGGCCACGGTCGCGACGGAGGTCATCAGCACGGGGCGTAGGCGCACCTTGGCGGCCTCGGTGATGGCTTCGAGTTTGGATTTACCTTCGCGTTGCAATTCGTTGGCAAATTCGACAATCAAAATGCCGTTCTTGGCGACCAGACCAATCAAAGTGACTAGTCCGACTTGTGAGTAAATGTTGAGTGTTGTGGTCATGCCATTGGTCCAGAAGGGCACGCCGGGCGCATTAATCTGCATGGATGTGAAAATCAGCGCACCAAACATAGCTAAGGGTCCTGAGCCTAGTAAGATAATGAAGGGGTCGCGGAAGCTGTTGAATTGAGCGGCCAAGACTAGAAAGATCAATAGTAGTGCGAGTCCGAACGCGGGCAGGAAGGTGTTGCCTTCTTTGCGCAGCTGGCGGGCTTCGCCGGAGTAATCGTAGCGGTAGCCTTCGGGCATGAGTGCGTCGGCTTCTTTTTCCAAGAAGCTGAGTGCTTCGTCCAGTGGGCGTATGGCGATGCCGCTCAGCTTGACAGCGTTGAATTGCTGGAAGCGATTGAGTGAGCGGGGCTGGGCGCTGTAATCCAGATCGGCTACGGTGCTCAGTGGAATGAGTTCTCCTTGGCCGCCGGTGATGTAGATGTCTTGCAATTGGTCGGGGTTGAGGCGGGCCTCGCGTTCGATTTGCGGGATCACCTTATAGCTGCGGCCACCGATATTGAATCGATTCACATAGCCGCCGCCGACCATGGCGCCGAGGTCGGCACCGACCTGCCGTAGGTCGAGCCCCAGCGCGCTGACCATGTCGCGATTCACGGAGAAGCGTGCTTGTGGCTGGTCGATCTTGGTGTCGATGATGGGCGGAAAAGCGAACATGCCGCTCATGGTGGCCTTTTGCTGTAGTTGCTGGGCCACTTCCAGAATCTGTTCGGGCTCTGCGGTGGAGAGCAGCAGGAAGTTCATTGGGAAGTTTTCTGCGCCACCGGGCAGTGGGTCGGGTGTGGTGGCAAAGAGGTTCACGCCGGCGATGCTGCCGAGGCTTTGTTGCACTTCAGGCAAGACTTCGAAGGCGTTGCGCTCACGCTCTGTCCAGGGGGCGAGCACCATGCCGCTGAAACCACCTGCTGGGGTGGTGAGCTGGAAGGAGTGCCGCGTTTCGGGCATCGAAAAGAAGATCTCATTAACGCGCTCGGTGTAGCGCAGGTTTTCATCGATTACCTGATTGGCGGGCGCATCCACGATACCGAAGATGACACCTTGGTCCTCCTTGGGCGCGAGTTCCTTGGAGGAGAATATAAACATCGGCACGCAGAATAGGGTGAGCGCGAGCCAGGCTCCGTAGATGACCCAGCGATTTTGTAGGGAAACGGTCAATACAGCACCATAAACGGAGCGGATGCGTTCAAAGCCGCTGTTGATCAGCTTGGCCAGTCCTTTGTGTTCGCCGGAAGTAATGACCTTCGAGCACAGCATGGGGCTGAGTGTCAGCGCCACCACGGAGGAGACGATCACCGCACCCGATAGTGTGAGTGCGAATTCCTGAAAGAGCGAGCCGGTGAGTCCGCCTTGGAAGGCCACTGGCAGATACACGGCGACCAGAACTAGCGTGGTGGCGATGACGGGGCCGATGAGTTCGCGCACGCCTTGCAGCGCAGCGTTGATCGGGTTCATGCCTTCTTCCAGGTGACGTTCGATGTTTTCCACCACGATGATGGCGTCGTCCACCACGAGCCCGACTGACAGCACTATGGCCAGCAGGGTCAGCAGGTTGATGGTGAAGCCGAATACTTGCATGAGAAAGACGCCTCCGATCAAAGAAATTGGGATGGCCAGCACCGGCACCAGCACCGTGCGTATGCGCCCCATGAAAAGGAAGATGACCACCATCACGATGATCAAAGTCTCTGTCAGGGTCGAGATGACCTCGCTAATCGACTCTTCGATATAAACAGTAGAGTCGTAGCCGATCTTCGCTTCCAGGCCGGTTGGCAATTCCGCGCGGATCGAGTCCAGCTCATTTCTGACTTCACGGATCACGTCGACCGTGTTGGCATTGGGCAGCACTTGGATGCCCATGAAGACTGCTTGTTGGCCGGAAAAGCGAACCTCAGTTTCGTAATCTTCACCGCCCAGTTCGACTTCGGCGATGTCGCGTAAGCGGACGATGTCGGTGCCTTTGTTTAGAATGGTCAGTTGCTCGAAGTCTTCGACTGTATTGAGGTCGGTATCGGTGGTCAGATTGACGCGCACCAGGTTGCCCTTGGTTTGCCCGACTGCCGCGAGATAATTATTGGCGGCGAGTGCGGTGCGCACTTGAGTGGCGGTCACGCCGAGCGCAGCCATGCGCTGCGGATCCAACCAGATGCGCATGGCAAAGGTGCGGCCACCGAGGATTTCGGCTTCTTGCACACCTGTGACGGCGGAGAGTCGCGGTTGCACCACTCGCACCAGGTAGTCGGTGATTTCGTTGGCTTTCAGGATGTTTGATGTGAAGGAGAGGTAGGCTGCCGCGCGCGCACTGTTGGCCGATTCGATGTTAATGATCGGTACCTCCGCTTCTGGAGGAAGATCGCCGCGCACTTGGTCTACCTTGGAACTAACTTCCGCCAAGGCTTTGGTGGAGTCGTAGTTAAGCTCCAAGCGTACTGTAATCGTGGAGAGGCCCTGTGCACTGGAAGAGCTGATGTAGTCGATGCCGTCTGCCGTCGCGATGGCGCGTTCCAAGGGTGTAGTTATGAAGCCGCGCACGAGGTCCGCATCGGCACCTACGTAGACAGTCGATACCGTGATCGACGCGTTCTCGCTCTCCGGGTATTGGCGCACCGTGAGCGTGCTAATCGCCTGCAAGCCTGCGATGATTATAATCAGCGAGACCACCAGCGAGAGCACGGGGCGCTTAATAAAAATGTCTGTAAATGCAGTCTGCATGGCAAAGAAACGTTACGAGTTGTCGACGGCTGGAGCCAGTTGCGCTTGAGGCTCGAGATCGTTGTTGATCGTGATCGCCGCGCCGTTGCGTAGCTTGAAGGCACCCGAAGATACGATGCGTTCATCGGCTGTCACTCCGTCTAGCACACTCACAAAGTCACCGCGTGAGCGGCCGATGCGGATAAACTTCTGTTTGACGATTAAGCGCTCACCGCTGCCGTCTTCATTTTGTTGAGATTCGACTACATAGACAGAGTTGCCATAAGGCGCGTAGAGTATTGCAGTTGACGGAATCAGCAGCACCTCCTCAGTCTGTTCGGAGACCAGTTCGATGTTGACGAAAAGGCCACTGCGCAAGAGCGATTCAGGATTGTCGATGGTGCCTTGGAGCGCCACAGAGCGGGTGCTGGGATCGATCACCGGACTGATCGCTGTAAGCTGGCCGACAAATGTTTGCTCCGGATAGGCATCGCTGGTGACATCCAGCTTCATGCCGGTATTGATTTTAGATAAGGTCTTTTGTGGCAAAGAGAAGTTCACGTATACTTGCTCGTCCGCTTCTAGGCTGACGATGGGCGAGCCCGTTGGCACGTATTGCCCTAAGTTGATTTGGCGAATGCCGACACGGCCATCAAAAGGGGCGACAATTGTCTTACGGTCGATGAGTGCTTTCAGGTTTTGGATTTCCGCTTGTGCACGTTCCATGTCCGCCGCCGCGCGATCGAGGTCGGACTGCGGCACATTGCCGCTCTGGCGTAAACGAGTCGCGCGCTCAAACTCTGTTTGAGTGAGTTGCACGGTGGCTTCAGCCGCGCGTAGCTGTGCTTTCTCCACATCGATATCGAGTTGCACCAGCAGATCGCCCGCTTTCACTTCTTGACCATTCTCGAAATTGATTGAGTCAACGACGCCCGCGCTTTCGGTTTCGATTAAGATGCCACGCACCGGTTCAATCGAGCCGACGGATTTATATCGAGTCTCCCATGTGTCTGTGCGTGGTGTCGTGACTGATACCGTGCTGGGAGGAGGCCCCCCGTTTTTGCCCGCCTCGGCCATCGCACTAAACTGCCCGAGTTTAGTGATGACCAATCCCGCGAGGATTGCGCCGACGCCCACAATGATGGCGATTATAAATATAATTTTCTTACCCATACTCTTAGAAATTTAAATTATCAGGCACTCACGTAGCGGTGCGGGCCTATACAGAATGCAAAATTGGAGAAGACAAACACTTGTTCGAAAATAAATGAAAAAAAGTGAAAAACTCAGTTGACGAGTTCAAAAAAGGCTCCCTTAATCCCGCCTTTCTCAACAGTGGCCGGATAGCTCAGTCGGTAGAGCAGAGGACTGAAAATCCTTGTGTCCCCAGTTCGATTCTGGGTCCGGCCACCATTGAGAGAATATTAAGTCGCCTCGCTTAATTGAGCGGCGACTTTTTAATTTTCAGCTCAAACCTCGTTTGAGTTCCATCTGCTCGGGTGGTGAAATTGGCAGACACGCCAGATTTAGGTTCTGGTGCCGTAAGGCGTGAGGGTTCAAGTCCCTCCCCGAGTAGTTTGATTGAAGCGCTCCGATTCTTTGGAGCGTTTTTTTTTGCACCCAATCCTCGTCGCAATGCTAATTGCG
The nucleotide sequence above comes from Coraliomargarita algicola. Encoded proteins:
- a CDS encoding efflux RND transporter permease subunit, with protein sequence MQTAFTDIFIKRPVLSLVVSLIIIIAGLQAISTLTVRQYPESENASITVSTVYVGADADLVRGFITTPLERAIATADGIDYISSSSAQGLSTITVRLELNYDSTKALAEVSSKVDQVRGDLPPEAEVPIINIESANSARAAAYLSFTSNILKANEITDYLVRVVQPRLSAVTGVQEAEILGGRTFAMRIWLDPQRMAALGVTATQVRTALAANNYLAAVGQTKGNLVRVNLTTDTDLNTVEDFEQLTILNKGTDIVRLRDIAEVELGGEDYETEVRFSGQQAVFMGIQVLPNANTVDVIREVRNELDSIRAELPTGLEAKIGYDSTVYIEESISEVISTLTETLIIVMVVIFLFMGRIRTVLVPVLAIPISLIGGVFLMQVFGFTINLLTLLAIVLSVGLVVDDAIIVVENIERHLEEGMNPINAALQGVRELIGPVIATTLVLVAVYLPVAFQGGLTGSLFQEFALTLSGAVIVSSVVALTLSPMLCSKVITSGEHKGLAKLINSGFERIRSVYGAVLTVSLQNRWVIYGAWLALTLFCVPMFIFSSKELAPKEDQGVIFGIVDAPANQVIDENLRYTERVNEIFFSMPETRHSFQLTTPAGGFSGMVLAPWTERERNAFEVLPEVQQSLGSIAGVNLFATTPDPLPGGAENFPMNFLLLSTAEPEQILEVAQQLQQKATMSGMFAFPPIIDTKIDQPQARFSVNRDMVSALGLDLRQVGADLGAMVGGGYVNRFNIGGRSYKVIPQIEREARLNPDQLQDIYITGGQGELIPLSTVADLDYSAQPRSLNRFQQFNAVKLSGIAIRPLDEALSFLEKEADALMPEGYRYDYSGEARQLRKEGNTFLPAFGLALLLIFLVLAAQFNSFRDPFIILLGSGPLAMFGALIFTSMQINAPGVPFWTNGMTTTLNIYSQVGLVTLIGLVAKNGILIVEFANELQREGKSKLEAITEAAKVRLRPVLMTSVATVAGHFPLVLVTGAGAEARNSIGLVVVGGMAIGSVLTLLFLPSIYMLIAKDRQGQPKSATA
- a CDS encoding efflux RND transporter periplasmic adaptor subunit; amino-acid sequence: MGKKIIFIIAIIVGVGAILAGLVITKLGQFSAMAEAGKNGGPPPSTVSVTTPRTDTWETRYKSVGSIEPVRGILIETESAGVVDSINFENGQEVKAGDLLVQLDIDVEKAQLRAAEATVQLTQTEFERATRLRQSGNVPQSDLDRAAADMERAQAEIQNLKALIDRKTIVAPFDGRVGIRQINLGQYVPTGSPIVSLEADEQVYVNFSLPQKTLSKINTGMKLDVTSDAYPEQTFVGQLTAISPVIDPSTRSVALQGTIDNPESLLRSGLFVNIELVSEQTEEVLLIPSTAILYAPYGNSVYVVESQQNEDGSGERLIVKQKFIRIGRSRGDFVSVLDGVTADERIVSSGAFKLRNGAAITINNDLEPQAQLAPAVDNS